The following coding sequences are from one Halorubrum sp. BOL3-1 window:
- a CDS encoding AAA family ATPase, whose product MSDRGGRAPDQTESPTSNRDTADSLGPTASDAAAAIAGDEASSGRLVVVCGLPGVGKTTVAERIAGHVDGRIRRTDVIRKELFDDPEYTDAETEAVYAELLSRARDDIDAGDAVVLDATFADDPFRAEARETAAETAASFDLVEVACDEDVVERRIERRDGISDADFEIHLQFKELFDEVASDHVVVDNSGTQAETFAQVDAAFAEGETADRPPRSVAVTDAE is encoded by the coding sequence TCAGACTGAATCGCCGACTTCGAACCGTGATACGGCGGATTCTCTCGGTCCGACGGCGTCGGACGCGGCCGCCGCGATCGCCGGTGACGAGGCGTCCTCCGGACGGTTGGTGGTCGTCTGCGGACTCCCCGGCGTCGGCAAGACGACCGTCGCCGAGCGGATCGCCGGCCACGTCGACGGCCGGATCCGCCGGACCGACGTGATCCGGAAAGAGCTGTTCGACGACCCCGAGTACACCGACGCGGAGACGGAGGCCGTCTACGCCGAGCTCCTCTCTCGCGCTCGCGACGACATCGACGCGGGCGACGCGGTCGTCCTCGACGCGACGTTCGCGGACGATCCCTTTCGGGCGGAGGCCCGCGAGACGGCCGCCGAGACCGCGGCGTCGTTCGACCTCGTCGAGGTCGCCTGCGACGAGGATGTCGTCGAACGACGGATCGAGCGTCGAGACGGGATCAGCGACGCGGACTTCGAGATCCACCTCCAGTTCAAGGAGCTGTTCGACGAGGTCGCGAGCGACCACGTCGTCGTCGATAACTCGGGGACGCAAGCGGAGACGTTCGCGCAGGTCGACGCCGCGTTCGCCGAGGGTGAGACCGCCGACCGCCCGCCGCGGTCGGTGGCGGTCACGGACGCGGAGTGA
- a CDS encoding translation initiation factor eIF-1A, with protein sequence MSEESGRKNLRMPNDDEVFAVVTEHLGGNHVQLRCADGEERLGRIPGRMKYRTWISEGDVVLAEPWDWQDEKANVEWRYEDEDADQLRREGHIQ encoded by the coding sequence ATGAGCGAAGAATCCGGGCGGAAGAACCTGCGAATGCCCAACGACGACGAAGTGTTCGCCGTGGTGACGGAGCACCTCGGCGGCAACCACGTTCAGCTGCGTTGCGCCGACGGCGAGGAGCGGCTCGGCCGGATCCCCGGTCGAATGAAGTACCGGACGTGGATCAGCGAGGGCGACGTCGTTCTCGCGGAACCGTGGGACTGGCAGGACGAGAAGGCGAACGTCGAGTGGCGGTACGAGGACGAGGACGCCGACCAGCTCCGCCGCGAAGGACACATCCAGTAG
- the trxA gene encoding thioredoxin: MSSTETTSEEPIRLTDTDAFDAHVADHDVVLVDFYADWCGPCQMMEPAVEAVASDTEAAVLKVDVDEHQALAGEYGVQGIPTLLVFSDGEIADQMVGAQTEQALVDAVAEPSA, from the coding sequence ATGAGTTCGACTGAGACCACTTCCGAAGAGCCGATCCGGTTGACCGACACCGACGCGTTCGACGCGCACGTTGCCGACCACGACGTCGTCCTCGTCGACTTCTACGCCGACTGGTGCGGTCCGTGTCAGATGATGGAGCCGGCGGTCGAGGCGGTCGCGAGCGACACCGAGGCGGCGGTGCTGAAGGTCGACGTCGACGAACACCAGGCGCTGGCCGGCGAGTACGGCGTTCAGGGTATCCCGACCCTGCTCGTGTTCTCGGACGGCGAGATAGCCGATCAGATGGTCGGCGCGCAGACCGAACAGGCGCTCGTCGACGCGGTCGCCGAGCCCTCCGCCTGA
- a CDS encoding aminotransferase class V-fold PLP-dependent enzyme yields the protein MRTIKLDDDGMTPRELRADIPALGDAAYFNFGAHGPSPEYVVEAAASFVEDHEYGSATTDPYDSAFGTYEEVRERIASFVGAEPEEIALTESTTDGITRVAGAVDWEPGDVVVRTDLEHPAGVLPWKRLEREGVEVRVLETEDGRVDRDAYAEAVADARLVCFSAITWTHGTRLPVADLVEIADDAGAFTLVDAVQSPGQVAMDVSEWGADAVAAAGHKWTLGPWGAGFLYVDRDAATDLAPRAVGYRSVEDPTGDEIEFKPAAGRFEVGTTTAAAHVGLVEALDAVDAVGLDAIESRIESLTDRLKAGVPDDRLLSPRAYESGLVTIDVDDPEATVERLADEGVVVRSLPGPDGVRASIHAVSTESEVDRLVDALNREW from the coding sequence ATGAGAACGATAAAACTCGACGACGACGGTATGACCCCGAGAGAGCTCCGCGCGGACATCCCCGCGCTCGGCGACGCGGCGTACTTCAACTTCGGCGCGCACGGTCCGAGCCCCGAGTACGTCGTTGAGGCGGCCGCCTCGTTCGTCGAGGACCACGAGTACGGCTCCGCGACGACCGACCCGTACGACAGCGCCTTCGGGACGTACGAGGAAGTCCGCGAGCGGATCGCTTCCTTCGTCGGCGCCGAGCCCGAGGAGATAGCGCTCACGGAGAGCACGACCGACGGGATCACTCGCGTCGCGGGCGCGGTCGACTGGGAGCCGGGCGATGTCGTCGTCCGGACCGACCTCGAACACCCGGCCGGGGTCCTTCCGTGGAAGCGGCTTGAACGCGAAGGCGTCGAGGTGCGAGTCTTGGAGACCGAGGACGGCCGCGTCGACCGCGACGCCTACGCCGAGGCGGTCGCGGACGCCCGGCTCGTCTGCTTCAGCGCGATCACGTGGACGCACGGGACCCGGCTCCCGGTCGCTGACCTCGTCGAGATCGCCGACGACGCCGGCGCGTTCACCCTCGTCGACGCGGTCCAGTCGCCCGGGCAGGTCGCGATGGACGTGAGCGAGTGGGGCGCCGACGCGGTCGCGGCCGCCGGTCACAAGTGGACGCTCGGTCCGTGGGGTGCGGGCTTCCTCTACGTCGACCGCGACGCCGCGACCGACCTCGCGCCGCGCGCGGTCGGCTACCGGAGCGTCGAGGACCCGACCGGCGACGAGATCGAGTTCAAGCCCGCCGCGGGGCGCTTCGAGGTGGGAACGACGACCGCCGCGGCCCACGTCGGACTCGTCGAGGCGCTCGACGCGGTCGACGCGGTCGGGCTCGATGCGATCGAGTCGCGGATCGAGTCGCTCACCGACCGGCTGAAGGCGGGCGTCCCGGACGACCGACTGCTGAGTCCGCGGGCGTACGAGTCGGGTCTCGTCACGATCGACGTCGACGACCCGGAGGCGACCGTCGAGCGCCTCGCCGACGAGGGCGTCGTCGTCCGGTCGCTGCCGGGTCCGGACGGGGTCCGGGCGTCGATCCATGCCGTCTCGACGGAGTCGGAGGTCGACCGACTCGTCGACGCGCTCAACCGGGAATGGTGA